The following proteins come from a genomic window of Natrinema saccharevitans:
- a CDS encoding DUF7139 domain-containing protein gives MTSLTEVYDGTASGVTSRRLYAGTTLVVLGAILAVVAVLAATTDLVGGYAAAFSSGMAPQFATVRAAGVLAGLAVPTALVGVFVVLPAGRRVQAAAAISASLCLLGVALFWHAYPHHWRGHGQELTFEVSAVYLLGLLPAIWCLFAAVATFKRRNDPGGNLQMNVTRHNKTVLEVEEESEDGGLGGIGFLGGTPDGDVETQTNADGGADGTSLSYDEGSVGGRTTERSAASSRSTGTSTPGRAVGAATSDGGSAASDISSPLEGGDAEIVESEPAGPTEPTDRYCGNCEHFEYVRSSEGMVPYCARHETAMDDMDACEEWTPNR, from the coding sequence ATGACTAGCCTGACGGAGGTTTACGACGGGACCGCATCGGGGGTGACGAGTCGCCGGCTGTACGCCGGCACGACGCTCGTGGTCCTCGGCGCGATCCTGGCCGTCGTGGCCGTCCTCGCGGCGACGACCGACCTCGTCGGCGGATACGCGGCCGCCTTCTCGAGCGGGATGGCGCCCCAGTTCGCGACCGTCCGCGCCGCGGGTGTGTTGGCCGGACTCGCCGTCCCGACGGCACTCGTCGGCGTCTTCGTCGTATTGCCGGCCGGCCGTCGCGTACAGGCCGCAGCCGCGATCAGCGCGAGCCTCTGCCTGCTCGGGGTCGCGCTCTTCTGGCACGCCTACCCCCACCACTGGCGGGGCCACGGCCAGGAACTGACCTTCGAAGTCTCGGCGGTCTACCTGCTCGGACTCTTGCCCGCGATCTGGTGTCTGTTCGCCGCCGTCGCCACGTTCAAACGGCGCAACGATCCCGGCGGCAACCTCCAGATGAACGTCACCCGACACAACAAGACCGTCCTCGAGGTCGAGGAGGAAAGCGAGGACGGCGGCCTGGGCGGGATCGGCTTCCTCGGGGGGACCCCCGACGGCGACGTCGAGACGCAGACGAACGCGGACGGCGGGGCCGACGGTACGTCGCTGTCCTACGACGAGGGATCGGTCGGCGGTCGGACGACGGAGCGATCGGCCGCGTCGTCGCGGTCGACCGGCACCTCGACTCCCGGACGAGCCGTCGGCGCCGCGACCAGCGACGGCGGCTCGGCGGCGTCGGACATCTCCTCGCCGCTCGAGGGGGGCGACGCCGAGATCGTCGAATCCGAGCCCGCCGGTCCGACCGAGCCGACCGACCGCTACTGCGGGAACTGCGAACACTTCGAGTACGTCCGTTCGTCGGAGGGGATGGTCCCCTACTGCGC
- a CDS encoding DUF5789 family protein encodes MSDDEDAEPAVELGSHTPVEGEPLARVSSRLTWPKEKSEVERMEGETVVRTPDGPRELSTILESVDETYFQRKQEFEGHVRDVIGTGPIPTADE; translated from the coding sequence ATGAGCGACGACGAGGACGCGGAGCCGGCCGTCGAACTCGGATCGCACACGCCCGTCGAGGGCGAACCGCTCGCCCGCGTGAGTTCGCGGCTGACCTGGCCCAAGGAAAAGAGCGAGGTCGAACGCATGGAGGGCGAGACGGTCGTTCGAACGCCGGACGGTCCCCGCGAGCTATCGACGATCCTCGAGTCGGTCGACGAGACGTACTTCCAGCGCAAACAGGAGTTCGAGGGCCACGTCCGGGACGTGATCGGGACCGGACCGATTCCGACCGCCGACGAGTAA